One window from the genome of Nicotiana tomentosiformis chromosome 5, ASM39032v3, whole genome shotgun sequence encodes:
- the LOC104094210 gene encoding uncharacterized protein: MSNELSKALQKKEQDIVNAMVFLNITNERLQEIRDEGWEPLMDEVSSFCAKHDILVPNMEEFYIRGKSKCRPSSVTYAHHLRVEIFYAVIDLQLLELNSHFDVVSSNLLLGMASLNPANLFANFDKERIMTLAKHYPNEFGELKFRDLSRQLDTFIWHMEHGDPRFSDLKGIGDLAKALVEANLVETYSLVYLLVKLTLILHVATAMVERAFSSMKYIKDELRSSISDAFLNDCLVCYFEKEVFVNISNDAIIDRFQNMKAR, encoded by the coding sequence ATGTCAAACGAGTTGAGCAAAGCTTTACAGAAGAAAGAGCAAGATATTGTCAATGCCATGGTATTTCTTAATATCACGAACGAAAGGTTGCAAGAAATAAGAGATGAAGGATGGGAACCATTGATGGATGAAGTATCTTCATTTTGTGCAAAACATGATATTTTGGTGCccaatatggaagaattctaTATTCGTGGAAAGTCGAAATGTAGGCCTTCTAGTGTTACTTATGCACATCACTTACGTGTTGAGATTTTTTATGCAGTGATTGATTTGCAACTTCTGGAGCTTAATagtcattttgatgttgtgaGTAGTAACTTGCTTCTTGGTATGGCTAGCTTGAATCCGGCTAATTTATTTGCTAATTTTGATAAGGAAAGAATAATGACATTGGCCAAGCATTATCCCAATGAGTTTGGTGAATTGAAGTTTCGAGATCTTAGTCGCCAACTTGACACTTTCATATGGCACATGGAACATGGTGACCCTAGGTTCTCTGATTTGAAAGGAATTGGTGATTTGGCAAAAGCATTGGTTGAGGCAAATCTTGTGGAGACTTATTCACTTGTTTATTTGCTTGTGAAGTTGACTTTAATTTTACATGTCGCAACTGCAATGGTAGAAAGAGCATTCTCATCCATGAAGTACATCAAAGATGAATTGCGTAGTAGTATTAGTGATGCATTTTTAAATGATTGTTTAGTTTGTTACTTTGAGAAGGAAGTATTTGTAAATATAAGCAATGATGCTATTATTGAccgttttcaaaatatgaaagcgCGTTGA
- the LOC104094211 gene encoding uncharacterized protein: MITFIVARVTLSKIDFKAWNKGPERLGLHVGEVNSLHHKCFNKMLDLSNQSQSIQAAFEKQSEKQKSKYRIHLNASIDVVRFLLDFGLSFRGHDESESSKNKGLFIGLLECLGNRLPDVDRVILKHAPKNDMMTSPNIQKDIVSACAQETVKAINDDLNGDYFGILVDESKDISHHEQMALALWYVDKKGQVNEPFIGLVRVSDTSAKSLKEVLMLVAVAKKYKEVETFFAIVTNVLNVIRVSFKRRDQLREYQAKLLEKLLESGEVQSGKGLNQERGLQSPGDTR, encoded by the exons ATGATTACCTTCATAGTAGCACGGGTGACTCTTTCAAAAATCGACTTTAAGGCTTGGAATAAAGGACCCGAAAGACTTGGTCTACATGTTGGTGAAGTAAATAGCCTCCACCATAAGTGTTTCAACAAAATGCTAGACTTGTCAAATCAATCTCAATCAATTCAAGCTGCTTTTGAAAAGCAATCTGAGAAACAAAAAAGTAAATATCGAATTCATTTAAATGCCTCAATCGATGTTGTAAGGTTTCTCTTGGACTTTGGGTTGTCTTTTCGAGGTCACGATGAAAGTGAATCTTCAAAAAACAAAGGCCTTTTTATTGGGCTTTTGGAGTGTCTTGGAAATAGGCTTCCAGATGTAGATAGAGTTATATTAAAACATGCTCCAAAAAATGATATGATGACTTCGCCAAATATTCAAAAGGATATTGTGAGTGCTTGTGCACAAGAGACTGTGAAAGCTATAAATGATGACCTAAAtggagattattttgggatattAGTTGATGAGTCCAAGGACATTTCACACCATGAACAAATGGCCCTTGCTTTGTGGTATGTTGACAAAAAAGGCCAAGTGAACGAGCCATTTATTGGTCTTGTTCGTGTTAGTGATACATCTGCAAAGTCGTTGAAAGAAGTA TTGATGCTTGTAGCTGTTGCTAAAAAATACAAAGAGGTGGAGACTTTCTTTGCTattgttactaacgtgttgaaTGTGATTAGAGTTTCTTTTAAGCGTAGAGACCAACTTCGGGAATATCAAGCAAAATTGTTGGAGAAATTGCTAGAGAGTGGTGAAGTTCAAAGTGGGAAAGGATTAAATCAAGAACGAGGGCTTCAAAGTCCAGGTGACACTCGATAG
- the LOC104094208 gene encoding protein transport protein Sec61 subunit beta-like — MALGGGGPQRGTAAAAAANLRRRKTAGGGGAAGGAGGNMLQFYTDDSPGLKISPNVVLVMSIGFIAFVAILHVMGKLYFVRREA, encoded by the coding sequence ATGGCTTTGGGTGGAGGTGGACCACAAAGGGGAACTGCAGCAGCTGCTGCTGCTAACCTGCGTCGAAGGAAGACCGCTGGTGGTGGTGGAGCTGCAGGAGGAGCAGGTGGTAACATGCTCCAATTCTACACTGATGATTCCCCCGGACTCAAGATATCCCCCAACGTTGTGCTTGTGATGAGTATTGGCTTCATTGCTTTTGTCGCGATCCTTCATGTCATGGGTAAGCTTTACTTTGTCCGCAGAGAGGCCTAG
- the LOC104094207 gene encoding uncharacterized protein isoform X2 → MSLDMFKLGITVHVSCSSEQDEVVAILASQCEKFLSCRAARQAQGRRQDKRHDSASQPWVFGATGFETTSSSKPANSAAHASAATFEQNYGESKPCSVPITGAPSTSTLSAPLSDSSVLPSLQLAEEEQPYIQPVDLLHSTIEMWERVVANKKTDQEVTEEGLRHFYEGINYFCLQSKRLQEATAKYNEAAKASDDLKNVMAPLKDKLAEANRKLEDSEKEKERLEHELAGAANTITALTGEKESLLRVQTILHQKIVELKKELEEAGPAAIQKYKASSLHRQELMEYAAPYMGNGVKLAIEKIKAKDPTFDPKIYGLEIYMLPTEADVEEFSTEEEGDGGADQPMTSNNKEPTIHGISVEEATVPPSSA, encoded by the exons ATGAGCTTGGATATGTTCAAGTTGGGAA TAACTGTCCATGTTAGTTGTTCCTCCGAGCAGGATGAGGTTGTTGCAATTTTGGCAAGCCAATGTGAGAAGTTTCTATCCTGTCGAGCTGCTAGACAAGCTCAGGGCAGAAGGCAAGATAAAAGACACGATTCAGCCTCTCAACCTTGGGTCTTTGGAGCCACAGGGTTCGAAACTACAAGCTCAAGCAAGCCCGCCAATTCTGCTGCTCATGCATCTGCTGCTACTTTTGAACAGAATTATGGAGAGTCTAAGCCATGCAGTGTTCCCATAACTGGTGCTCCTTCGACCTCCACTCTTTCAGCTCCATTATCAGACAGCTCAGTGCTCCCTAGCTTGCAACTTGCTGAGGAGGAGCAGCCTTACATTCAACCCGTTGATCTTCTGCACTCAACAATCGAGATGTGGGAACGGGTTGTCGCGAATAAGAAGACGGATCAAGAGGTCACGGAAGAGGGGCTTCGTCACTTCTATGAG GGTATCAACTATTTTTGTCTTCAGTCTAAACGCCTTCAAGAAGCCACTGCCAAGTATAATGAAGCGGCAAAAGCGAGTGATGACCTGAAAAATGTGATGGCCCCTTTGAAAGATAAGTTGGCAGAAGCCAATCGGAAGCTCGAGGACTctgagaaggagaaggagaggCTTGAACATGAGTTAGCTGGAGCTGCAAACACGATCACCGCTCTGACTGGTGAGAAGGAGTCACTTTTGCGGGTCCAAACAATCCTTCACCAGAAGATCGTTGAGCTGAAAAAGGAGTTGGAGGAGGCCGGTCCAGCTGCTATCCAAAAATACAAGGCTTCCTCCTTGCATAGACAGGAACTCATGGAGTATGCTGCTCCTTACATGGGAAATGGGGTGAAGCTAGCCATAGAGAAAATCAAGGCTAAAGATCCCACTTTTGACCCCAAAATCTATGGCCTGGAGATATACATGCTTCCTACTGAAGCTGATGTCGAGGAATTCTCGACTGAGGAGGAAGGTGATGGTGGTGCTGATCAGCCTATGACCTCGAACAACAAGGAGCCTACAATACACGGCATAAGTGTCGAAGAAGCAACAGTTCCCCCGAGCTCAGCTTGA
- the LOC104094207 gene encoding hyphally regulated cell wall protein 3-like isoform X1 encodes MRFGFSSTSPSPETGDTFLQPSAGTFPPQLSPSSTVSALSEKTCDSTTPSYYGSSFSNASSSTSASLGPTTTSITTTSVIVSATESVTVHVSCSSEQDEVVAILASQCEKFLSCRAARQAQGRRQDKRHDSASQPWVFGATGFETTSSSKPANSAAHASAATFEQNYGESKPCSVPITGAPSTSTLSAPLSDSSVLPSLQLAEEEQPYIQPVDLLHSTIEMWERVVANKKTDQEVTEEGLRHFYEGINYFCLQSKRLQEATAKYNEAAKASDDLKNVMAPLKDKLAEANRKLEDSEKEKERLEHELAGAANTITALTGEKESLLRVQTILHQKIVELKKELEEAGPAAIQKYKASSLHRQELMEYAAPYMGNGVKLAIEKIKAKDPTFDPKIYGLEIYMLPTEADVEEFSTEEEGDGGADQPMTSNNKEPTIHGISVEEATVPPSSA; translated from the exons ATGAGGTTTGGATTTTCATCCACCTCTCCGTCGCCGGAAACCGGCGATACATTTCTCCAACCGTCGGCCGGTACTTTTCCTCCACAGCTTTCACCTTCATCAACAGTCAGTGCACTATCTGAAAAAACTTGCGATTCTACTACTCCGTCGTATTATGGTTCTTCATTTTCAAATGCCAGCTCATCAACTTCTGCATCTTTAGGACCGACTACAACAAGCATTACAACAACCTCTGTTATAGTCTCTGCAACGGAGTCTG TAACTGTCCATGTTAGTTGTTCCTCCGAGCAGGATGAGGTTGTTGCAATTTTGGCAAGCCAATGTGAGAAGTTTCTATCCTGTCGAGCTGCTAGACAAGCTCAGGGCAGAAGGCAAGATAAAAGACACGATTCAGCCTCTCAACCTTGGGTCTTTGGAGCCACAGGGTTCGAAACTACAAGCTCAAGCAAGCCCGCCAATTCTGCTGCTCATGCATCTGCTGCTACTTTTGAACAGAATTATGGAGAGTCTAAGCCATGCAGTGTTCCCATAACTGGTGCTCCTTCGACCTCCACTCTTTCAGCTCCATTATCAGACAGCTCAGTGCTCCCTAGCTTGCAACTTGCTGAGGAGGAGCAGCCTTACATTCAACCCGTTGATCTTCTGCACTCAACAATCGAGATGTGGGAACGGGTTGTCGCGAATAAGAAGACGGATCAAGAGGTCACGGAAGAGGGGCTTCGTCACTTCTATGAG GGTATCAACTATTTTTGTCTTCAGTCTAAACGCCTTCAAGAAGCCACTGCCAAGTATAATGAAGCGGCAAAAGCGAGTGATGACCTGAAAAATGTGATGGCCCCTTTGAAAGATAAGTTGGCAGAAGCCAATCGGAAGCTCGAGGACTctgagaaggagaaggagaggCTTGAACATGAGTTAGCTGGAGCTGCAAACACGATCACCGCTCTGACTGGTGAGAAGGAGTCACTTTTGCGGGTCCAAACAATCCTTCACCAGAAGATCGTTGAGCTGAAAAAGGAGTTGGAGGAGGCCGGTCCAGCTGCTATCCAAAAATACAAGGCTTCCTCCTTGCATAGACAGGAACTCATGGAGTATGCTGCTCCTTACATGGGAAATGGGGTGAAGCTAGCCATAGAGAAAATCAAGGCTAAAGATCCCACTTTTGACCCCAAAATCTATGGCCTGGAGATATACATGCTTCCTACTGAAGCTGATGTCGAGGAATTCTCGACTGAGGAGGAAGGTGATGGTGGTGCTGATCAGCCTATGACCTCGAACAACAAGGAGCCTACAATACACGGCATAAGTGTCGAAGAAGCAACAGTTCCCCCGAGCTCAGCTTGA
- the LOC138891732 gene encoding uncharacterized protein gives MQDDETIAKYSDRNSLIVLLGEDFKDDMIVEKNLVTIRERFESKISSLEKSKDFSTISVAELISALQAQEQRRAFRQDKVTEDLMHYVEITNKKGHVTKVCKFKDAHAQALIAEEGIEDDLL, from the exons ATGCAAGATGATGAGACCATCGCTAAGTATTCTGACCGAAATtctttaattgtcttacttggCGAGGATTTCAAAGATGACATGATAGTTGAAAAAAATCTTGTGACAATTCGCGAGAGATTTGAATCCAAAATTTCCTCTCTGGAAAAGTCTAAAGATTTCTCTACCATCTCTGTTGCAGAATTAATAAGTGCTCTTCAAGCACAAGAGCAAAGAAGGGCCTTCAGACAAGACAAAGTTACTGAGG ATCTGATGCATTATGTGGAAATTACAAACAAAAAAGGTCATGTTACAAAAGTGTGCAAGTTCAAAGATGCCCATGCACAAGCACTAATAGCAGAAGAAGGAATTGAGGATGACCTTCTTTAG